In Aquiflexum balticum DSM 16537, a single genomic region encodes these proteins:
- a CDS encoding ABC transporter permease: MLKNYFKIAWRSLSKRRLFTFINLTGLVLGLSSFLLLFSFVASEWTYNDFHTNKDNIYRLVVTDGVNEPEVYLPPGYAAVLESQFTDIKTANILASQIAGGLVIIPETKESFKEDWVMYADGDFFRSFSFPVSSGNADLTQPNTVVISSKLAKKFFGNENGIGKTIQVSNQFGKSDYTVTGILEDITVRSDIKGEMFLSIHTLENAANRNGNDWADPNGMDSGFVNLYVTLKDGSDNKGLADQISQFIRQNPEAKDETVILQPLSEIHLGNSLTDPLPTQGSMGTVLVFAAIGLMIVGIAYVNYLNLSAANILTRIKEIRMRKVLGADSWQLAQQFMMETFMLMLLAFGLSFLIVNLIEVPYERLFGQPLWFGAFFQPVFWLVITAVLLLCTLLSGFYVVALSGKFGHQFQITFQPKSSQTLKKTLVILQFAISVTIIIGTIAIRDQLSFMQNQNLGMDLAQKLVIDGPSDLGENGASKVSAFKSSLRSQAFVEKLSTSNALPGIGYNFFASGITPMVPRPEDKDKSYGMMIMDEEFIDTYGMKLVAGRNFSPEEANQGWSQSKKLMLNENAALEFGFESAEAAVGQSILWGEPYEILGVVKDYHHMSLKEEIMPMIFLPSQATGYFSMVVSSDQMKGNLESIKTIYEEIFPGNPFAYFFIDERYATQYQQEQQLGQAFLVGGIIAILISCMGLFALAAYTVQQKSKEIGIRKVLGASSQSLIQLVSKDFVILVGIALVLAFPISWWALGAWQSGFPYKAGISISTFLLAGGLTLLIALLTVGSQALKAAWANPVDSIKDE; encoded by the coding sequence ATGCTAAAAAATTATTTCAAAATCGCATGGAGAAGTCTTTCCAAAAGGAGGCTTTTCACTTTTATCAACCTCACCGGTTTGGTCTTGGGCCTAAGTTCTTTCCTGTTGCTGTTTTCTTTTGTAGCATCTGAATGGACCTACAATGATTTTCATACCAACAAGGATAATATATACCGGCTTGTGGTGACGGATGGGGTAAATGAACCTGAGGTCTATCTTCCTCCAGGATATGCTGCAGTCTTGGAATCCCAATTTACCGACATCAAAACCGCCAACATTCTTGCCAGTCAGATCGCAGGTGGATTGGTCATCATCCCCGAAACCAAGGAATCTTTTAAGGAAGATTGGGTGATGTATGCAGATGGGGATTTTTTCAGGTCCTTTTCCTTTCCGGTCTCTAGCGGCAATGCTGACCTGACCCAGCCAAATACAGTGGTGATTTCATCCAAACTGGCTAAGAAGTTCTTTGGCAATGAAAACGGGATAGGTAAAACAATTCAGGTAAGCAACCAATTTGGAAAGTCAGATTATACAGTTACCGGGATTTTGGAGGACATTACCGTCCGATCGGATATCAAAGGGGAAATGTTCCTCTCCATCCATACTTTGGAAAATGCAGCCAACCGCAATGGAAACGATTGGGCAGATCCAAATGGAATGGATTCGGGTTTTGTCAACCTCTATGTCACTCTCAAAGATGGTTCAGACAATAAAGGCCTTGCCGATCAGATTAGCCAATTTATCCGACAAAATCCGGAGGCAAAAGACGAGACTGTCATCTTGCAGCCGCTTTCTGAGATCCACTTGGGCAATTCCCTGACAGACCCTTTACCAACCCAAGGCAGTATGGGAACTGTTTTGGTATTCGCAGCAATTGGCCTGATGATCGTAGGGATCGCTTATGTCAATTACCTTAACCTCTCTGCGGCAAACATCCTGACACGCATCAAGGAAATCCGGATGAGAAAAGTATTGGGCGCGGACAGTTGGCAGCTTGCGCAGCAGTTTATGATGGAGACTTTTATGCTTATGCTATTGGCTTTTGGTTTGTCCTTTTTGATCGTCAATCTCATCGAAGTACCCTATGAAAGGCTCTTCGGCCAACCACTTTGGTTTGGGGCCTTTTTCCAACCGGTATTTTGGTTGGTGATTACTGCTGTCCTATTGCTTTGCACCCTACTTTCAGGATTTTATGTGGTGGCCCTTTCGGGAAAATTTGGACATCAGTTTCAGATCACTTTCCAACCGAAAAGCAGCCAAACCCTCAAGAAAACCTTGGTTATCCTGCAATTTGCGATTTCAGTGACCATCATCATCGGGACCATCGCCATCCGTGACCAACTCAGCTTTATGCAAAACCAAAACCTGGGAATGGACCTCGCGCAGAAGCTTGTGATAGACGGGCCGAGTGACTTGGGTGAAAACGGTGCTTCCAAAGTTTCCGCCTTCAAGTCTTCACTCAGGTCTCAGGCTTTTGTAGAGAAATTGAGTACTTCCAATGCCTTGCCCGGAATCGGGTATAATTTCTTCGCAAGTGGGATTACCCCGATGGTGCCACGGCCCGAGGACAAGGACAAATCCTATGGCATGATGATTATGGATGAGGAATTTATTGACACCTATGGCATGAAATTGGTGGCTGGAAGGAATTTTTCCCCGGAGGAAGCCAATCAGGGATGGAGCCAATCCAAGAAACTGATGCTCAATGAAAATGCCGCTTTGGAATTTGGTTTTGAATCCGCAGAGGCAGCAGTGGGTCAAAGTATCCTTTGGGGAGAACCTTATGAAATTTTGGGTGTGGTCAAAGACTACCACCACATGTCGCTCAAAGAAGAGATCATGCCTATGATTTTTTTACCTTCTCAGGCAACGGGATATTTCAGTATGGTGGTCAGCAGCGATCAGATGAAAGGCAATCTTGAATCCATCAAGACGATCTATGAAGAGATTTTTCCAGGTAATCCCTTTGCCTATTTCTTTATAGATGAGCGGTATGCCACCCAATACCAACAGGAACAGCAATTGGGACAGGCTTTTTTGGTAGGAGGGATCATCGCGATCCTGATATCCTGTATGGGATTATTTGCTTTGGCGGCGTATACCGTGCAGCAGAAATCCAAGGAAATTGGGATTCGCAAAGTACTCGGAGCTAGCAGCCAAAGCCTTATCCAATTGGTCAGCAAGGATTTTGTAATCTTGGTGGGGATTGCTTTGGTGTTGGCCTTTCCGATTTCTTGGTGGGCGCTTGGTGCATGGCAGTCAGGGTTTCCTTACAAGGCAGGAATTTCTATTTCCACCTTTCTATTGGCGGGAGGTCTGACGCTGTTGATTGCTTTGTTGACTGTCGGTTCACAAGCCCTAAAGGCAGCTTGGGCCAATCCGGTGGATTCGATTAAGGATGAATAG
- a CDS encoding ABC transporter permease encodes MLKNYFLTAWRIMVRQKGYSAINILGLSLGIAASILISIYIIDELSYDKFQKDGEYIFRVYMQGKMQDNAFEVAMTPAPMSRALMEEVPEVEDAIRFGIFRTMPMQYEDKTFTEDKMMVADPNFFDFFTFELLQGDPKTALVGPDKLIITESGAKKYFGEENPLGKIILRGSEKRASEVTGVVADPPHNSHLDFDMILSGESWDYMKNEQWSSSNLYTYFKIHPGADANKVQEALDIFITKYFGLEIEKFLGISMEQFKAAGNSAGFFLQPMLDIHLKSNLQDEIKPTGNIQYLYIFGAVALFIIIIACINFMNLSTARSANRAKEVGVRKSVGALRSKLVGQFLSESILYSLISTFIATILILILLRPFNNLSGKSLDLWIFLNPLVPIGLMIFAVLIGVLAGSYPAFYLTSFNPAHVLKGKIRNAAKRSSFRNGLVIFQFLVSISLIISSMVVYKQLKYMQDKNLGFEKENVINLLHTMSLGQNAKAFKNEVMSYAEFGPASFANSLPPNIDWNSVFKTSDTGQDFLCNLNFVDHEHLDAMGYKMVQGRFFSRDFISDSAAIILNETAFRQMGWTEIDGGQRVAGFWGNNEEPVEKTVIGVIGDFNFESLHHTVRPLIMSLGSEPNYEMAIKMTPGNVAEKIALLETIWKKHSNGNAFEYSFIDANFNSLFKSEQKMGNIILVFTILAIGIACLGLFGLAAYTTEQRSKEISIRKALGASLANLVTILSKDFTLLVLLSFIIAGPLSYYIMNNFWLKNFAYRIKIDILMILGAGLISIVIAWLTVSYQSFKTASSNPVDYLRND; translated from the coding sequence ATGCTCAAAAATTATTTTCTTACCGCGTGGCGCATCATGGTCCGACAAAAGGGCTACTCGGCCATCAATATTCTGGGATTGAGTCTCGGCATAGCTGCCAGTATTCTTATTAGCATATATATCATCGATGAACTCAGTTATGACAAGTTCCAAAAGGATGGAGAATACATTTTCAGGGTTTATATGCAGGGCAAGATGCAGGACAATGCGTTTGAAGTAGCCATGACGCCAGCGCCAATGTCCCGGGCTTTGATGGAGGAAGTTCCGGAAGTTGAAGATGCTATCCGCTTTGGGATTTTCAGAACTATGCCCATGCAGTATGAGGACAAAACTTTTACAGAAGATAAGATGATGGTTGCTGATCCCAACTTCTTTGATTTTTTTACATTTGAATTGCTTCAAGGAGATCCAAAAACGGCCTTGGTAGGGCCGGATAAGTTAATAATCACTGAATCAGGAGCTAAAAAGTACTTTGGAGAAGAAAATCCTTTAGGCAAAATTATATTGCGCGGGTCTGAAAAAAGAGCAAGTGAAGTGACAGGTGTTGTGGCAGACCCTCCCCATAATTCCCATCTGGACTTTGATATGATCCTTTCGGGGGAAAGTTGGGACTACATGAAAAATGAACAATGGTCAAGTTCTAATTTGTATACCTATTTTAAGATTCATCCCGGGGCTGATGCCAACAAAGTCCAGGAAGCTTTGGATATCTTTATCACCAAATATTTTGGTTTGGAAATAGAGAAGTTTCTCGGAATTTCCATGGAGCAGTTCAAAGCCGCAGGAAACAGCGCCGGATTCTTCCTGCAGCCCATGTTGGACATTCACCTCAAGTCCAACCTTCAGGATGAAATCAAACCTACAGGTAATATCCAGTATCTTTATATTTTCGGTGCGGTTGCCTTATTTATTATTATTATAGCCTGTATCAATTTCATGAACCTTTCCACTGCCAGATCTGCCAACCGTGCCAAAGAGGTAGGTGTGAGAAAGTCGGTGGGGGCCCTCCGCTCCAAACTTGTAGGTCAGTTTTTATCTGAATCTATTCTTTATAGTCTGATTTCCACATTCATTGCAACAATCCTGATTTTGATTCTATTGAGGCCATTCAATAACCTTTCCGGGAAAAGCCTTGATCTATGGATCTTCCTAAATCCGTTGGTCCCCATAGGATTGATGATTTTTGCTGTTCTTATAGGCGTTTTGGCAGGCTCCTATCCTGCATTTTACCTGACTTCCTTCAATCCTGCCCATGTATTGAAGGGTAAAATCAGAAATGCTGCCAAAAGATCCTCCTTTAGAAACGGTCTTGTAATTTTTCAATTCCTTGTTTCCATTTCCCTGATTATCAGCAGTATGGTAGTTTATAAACAACTAAAATATATGCAGGACAAAAATTTGGGATTCGAGAAGGAAAATGTCATCAACTTACTGCACACCATGTCTTTGGGACAAAATGCCAAAGCATTCAAAAATGAGGTTATGTCATATGCTGAATTTGGACCTGCAAGTTTTGCTAACTCCCTACCCCCAAACATTGATTGGAACAGTGTGTTCAAAACCTCTGACACAGGCCAGGATTTTTTATGTAACCTTAACTTTGTGGACCACGAACATTTGGATGCCATGGGTTACAAAATGGTTCAGGGAAGGTTTTTTTCCAGGGATTTCATCAGTGATTCGGCAGCTATTATTTTGAATGAAACTGCTTTCAGACAAATGGGATGGACAGAAATAGATGGAGGGCAAAGAGTGGCTGGTTTCTGGGGAAATAATGAGGAGCCTGTGGAAAAAACAGTTATAGGGGTCATCGGAGATTTTAACTTTGAGTCCCTTCATCATACCGTAAGGCCATTGATCATGTCTTTGGGCTCAGAACCCAATTATGAAATGGCCATCAAAATGACTCCTGGAAATGTGGCTGAAAAAATTGCTTTATTGGAAACCATATGGAAAAAACATAGCAATGGAAACGCCTTCGAGTATTCTTTTATTGACGCAAACTTTAACTCCCTCTTTAAGTCTGAACAAAAAATGGGTAATATCATATTGGTTTTTACCATTTTGGCAATCGGCATTGCTTGTTTGGGATTGTTTGGATTGGCTGCTTATACAACCGAACAAAGGTCTAAAGAAATCAGTATAAGGAAGGCGCTGGGAGCGTCATTAGCCAATTTAGTAACTATTTTAAGTAAGGACTTTACCCTACTCGTTCTACTTTCCTTTATCATAGCAGGGCCACTGAGTTATTACATCATGAATAACTTCTGGCTTAAGAATTTTGCCTATAGGATTAAGATTGATATCCTGATGATATTGGGAGCCGGATTGATCTCCATCGTTATTGCCTGGCTGACAGTTAGCTATCAATCTTTCAAAACTGCATCCAGTAATCCGGTGGACTATTTGAGGAATGATTGA
- a CDS encoding type II toxin-antitoxin system RelE/ParE family toxin, whose amino-acid sequence MKAKKVIWSKKAVESLKYYHDFIKKDSPSAAIKVKQEIINASKSLATDPEKYQLDEFIPNNPGNIRRFFRWSYRIVYQVNFNSIDILNVIHTSQEPEK is encoded by the coding sequence GTGAAAGCGAAAAAAGTTATTTGGTCAAAAAAGGCCGTAGAATCCTTGAAGTATTATCACGATTTCATAAAAAAAGATTCCCCTAGCGCTGCTATCAAAGTCAAACAAGAGATTATTAATGCTAGTAAGAGTTTAGCAACTGATCCAGAGAAATACCAGTTAGATGAGTTTATTCCAAATAATCCTGGAAATATCAGGAGATTTTTTAGATGGAGTTACAGAATTGTATATCAAGTCAATTTTAACTCTATTGATATTTTGAACGTGATCCATACAAGCCAAGAACCTGAAAAGTAA
- a CDS encoding YybH family protein, whose product MKFYLNFFSVLIILTFIISCDQNKKMEVNSDVNTITSISAERAKAFNEGNAAGIAKHFTDDAYLMAPDFPTKRGQKAIEEYYQSIFDEFETALESGYEDVKVDGDLAYGRGFAKVWLTPKSGGEKIYSESKYLNILERQSDGTWKTTYDIWNSND is encoded by the coding sequence ATGAAATTTTATCTCAACTTCTTTTCAGTACTGATAATTTTGACTTTTATAATTAGCTGCGATCAAAACAAAAAGATGGAAGTAAATTCAGATGTGAATACTATCACTTCAATTTCCGCAGAAAGGGCAAAAGCATTCAATGAAGGAAATGCCGCCGGAATCGCAAAACATTTTACTGATGATGCCTATTTGATGGCACCTGATTTTCCTACCAAAAGAGGTCAAAAAGCCATTGAGGAATACTATCAGTCTATTTTTGATGAATTTGAAACAGCGTTGGAAAGTGGCTATGAAGATGTCAAAGTCGATGGTGATTTGGCTTATGGAAGAGGTTTTGCCAAAGTTTGGCTCACGCCCAAATCAGGTGGTGAAAAAATCTATTCTGAATCCAAATATCTAAATATTCTGGAAAGGCAGTCGGATGGCACCTGGAAGACCACTTATGATATTTGGAATAGTAACGATTAA
- a CDS encoding FAD-dependent oxidoreductase, producing MKRRNFLFGLALGSGALAISPFQQLSAKDGLSRKVSVSENNRSFQADVIIAGGGLGGCASALAALRNGLSVVMTEETDWIGGQITQQGVPPDEHPWIETHGAPESYRYFRTAVREYYKNNYPLTEEAASKEFLNPGDGSVSRLCHEPKVALAVLHAMLAPFESTGKLVLLLNHQVKSADYQGNRVKSLTAKSLLSGKEVLLTAPYFVDATELGDLLPLTKTAYVTGTESKAETGELHAPVKGNPENNQSFTVCFAMDYVKGEEWTIPKPADYDFWKNYVPDLTPPWPGKMLAMHYSNPQTLQPKSLGFHPEGFPTGDLLNLWLYRRILNKNNFTPGLYSGDISLVNWPQNDYIPGNIVDVSEAEFQKHFNGGKQLSLSFLYWLQTEVERPDGGKGWKGLRLRNDVMGTEDGMAKYPYVRESRRIKALFTVLEEHVGKEQRASVSGLSGDELKAATFDDSVGIGYYHIDLHPSSRGDNYIDFPSLPFQIPLGALIPQNMENLLPANKNIGTTHITNGCYRLHPVEWSIGEAVGMLVPFAIAKNVTPKTVREDKTLLREFQAMVRSQGVETEW from the coding sequence ATGAAAAGAAGAAACTTCCTGTTCGGTTTGGCATTGGGTTCGGGTGCCTTGGCCATATCTCCATTTCAGCAACTATCTGCAAAAGACGGGTTGTCCCGAAAAGTTTCTGTCTCCGAAAACAACAGAAGCTTTCAAGCTGATGTCATAATTGCCGGCGGGGGTCTTGGTGGCTGTGCATCTGCTTTGGCAGCTTTACGGAATGGACTTTCTGTGGTGATGACCGAAGAGACAGATTGGATTGGCGGACAGATTACCCAACAGGGTGTGCCACCTGATGAACACCCTTGGATTGAGACACACGGGGCACCTGAATCTTACAGGTATTTTAGAACTGCTGTCCGGGAATACTATAAAAACAATTATCCATTGACGGAAGAGGCTGCTTCCAAGGAATTTTTGAATCCGGGAGATGGGTCGGTTTCACGGCTTTGCCACGAACCGAAAGTTGCTTTGGCGGTTTTGCATGCCATGCTTGCCCCTTTTGAAAGTACTGGGAAATTGGTGCTACTGCTCAACCATCAAGTAAAATCAGCAGATTATCAAGGGAACAGGGTCAAATCCTTAACAGCAAAATCCCTGCTTTCCGGTAAAGAAGTGTTGCTAACGGCACCCTATTTTGTTGATGCTACGGAACTTGGGGACCTATTGCCTTTGACCAAAACAGCTTATGTCACCGGAACAGAGTCGAAAGCTGAAACAGGTGAACTCCATGCCCCCGTAAAAGGAAATCCTGAAAATAACCAATCTTTTACAGTTTGTTTTGCCATGGATTATGTCAAAGGAGAGGAATGGACCATTCCGAAACCTGCGGATTATGATTTTTGGAAAAATTATGTTCCTGATCTAACTCCGCCTTGGCCGGGCAAAATGTTGGCCATGCACTATTCCAATCCACAGACTTTACAGCCCAAATCCTTGGGATTTCACCCCGAGGGCTTTCCCACCGGTGACCTGTTGAATCTTTGGCTTTACCGCAGGATTTTGAATAAGAACAATTTCACTCCAGGACTCTATTCAGGTGATATCAGCTTGGTCAATTGGCCCCAGAATGATTATATCCCCGGCAACATCGTGGATGTCAGTGAAGCAGAATTTCAAAAGCATTTCAATGGCGGAAAACAATTGAGTTTATCCTTTCTGTATTGGTTGCAGACAGAGGTGGAAAGACCTGATGGAGGCAAAGGTTGGAAGGGGCTTCGGCTTAGAAATGATGTGATGGGTACCGAGGATGGAATGGCCAAATATCCTTATGTCAGGGAATCAAGAAGGATAAAAGCTCTTTTCACTGTTTTGGAAGAACATGTGGGCAAAGAGCAAAGGGCTTCGGTTTCAGGATTGTCCGGGGATGAACTGAAAGCAGCTACTTTTGATGACAGTGTCGGCATCGGTTATTACCATATCGATTTGCACCCCAGTTCCAGAGGAGATAACTACATTGATTTTCCATCGCTTCCCTTTCAGATTCCATTAGGTGCCTTGATTCCCCAAAACATGGAAAACCTGCTTCCTGCCAACAAAAACATCGGCACAACCCATATCACCAATGGTTGCTACAGATTACATCCCGTGGAATGGAGTATAGGCGAAGCAGTCGGCATGTTGGTGCCTTTTGCAATAGCCAAAAATGTTACCCCAAAAACCGTAAGAGAGGATAAAACGCTTTTAAGGGAATTTCAGGCAATGGTTAGGAGTCAGGGAGTGGAGACGGAATGGTAG
- a CDS encoding linear amide C-N hydrolase, whose translation MKFLKLILTSLFILSFLYPTTVTNACTRVVYQGPNGNIITARSMDWKDEIPADIWLFPRGMNRNGAVGPNSVTWRSKYGSVVTSAFDISSTDGMNEKGLVANLLWLAESTYPEYDGKGKGLSIAAWVQYMLDNFATVAEAVDAMRNRDFEVVSANIPGTARLATLHLSISDANGDNAIFEYVDGKMLIHHDRSYNVMTNSPVFDQQLALNAYWKSIGGLHMLPGTNRAADRFARASFYIHAIPQTDDMRISVASVFSVIRNCSVPFGISSEEEPNISSTRWRSVSDQKNLVYYFETVLTPNTFWVDISKVDFSEKATVKKLSVSNHETYAGNTNKLFKTAKAFEFAGI comes from the coding sequence ATGAAATTTCTGAAATTGATTTTAACCAGTCTGTTTATTCTATCTTTCCTTTATCCAACCACAGTAACCAATGCCTGCACCCGCGTAGTCTATCAGGGACCAAATGGCAATATCATTACGGCCAGGTCTATGGATTGGAAGGATGAGATTCCTGCAGATATTTGGTTATTTCCTCGAGGTATGAACAGAAATGGTGCCGTGGGCCCAAATTCCGTTACTTGGAGATCGAAATATGGAAGTGTCGTTACAAGTGCATTTGATATCAGTAGTACCGATGGTATGAATGAAAAGGGCTTGGTGGCCAATTTGCTTTGGTTGGCCGAATCAACTTACCCTGAATATGATGGTAAAGGAAAAGGGCTTTCCATAGCGGCTTGGGTCCAGTATATGTTGGATAATTTTGCCACGGTCGCTGAAGCAGTAGATGCTATGAGAAACAGGGATTTTGAAGTTGTGTCGGCCAATATTCCGGGAACAGCAAGGTTGGCGACATTGCATTTGTCCATTTCAGATGCCAATGGCGATAATGCCATATTTGAATATGTGGATGGGAAAATGTTGATTCATCATGATAGGTCATACAATGTCATGACCAACTCACCTGTTTTCGATCAACAGTTGGCCTTGAATGCTTATTGGAAGTCCATTGGAGGTCTGCACATGCTTCCGGGAACCAATAGGGCTGCAGACCGATTTGCACGGGCCTCTTTTTATATTCATGCCATTCCTCAAACCGACGATATGCGGATTTCGGTGGCTTCGGTTTTTTCGGTGATCAGAAATTGTTCCGTTCCTTTTGGGATTTCCTCCGAGGAAGAACCTAATATTTCTTCCACAAGGTGGAGGTCTGTATCGGATCAAAAAAACCTGGTCTACTATTTCGAAACAGTATTGACACCCAATACTTTTTGGGTGGATATCAGCAAGGTGGATTTTTCCGAAAAGGCAACAGTCAAAAAGTTGAGTGTTTCCAACCATGAGACTTATGCAGGGAATACCAATAAGCTGTTTAAGACAGCAAAGGCATTTGAATTTGCCGGGATTTGA
- a CDS encoding bestrophin family protein, whose protein sequence is MYAKRHYSFWMTLRWSRKSLINGLLYSTLIIIFYEITGLEITLPWEPISVIGIAVAFYLGFKNNSSYDRTWEARKIWGAIFNDSRSFTTAILTLLEGENTDEVKKLKKSIIYRHLAWLHALKYLLRKKKSWEHDEDPLKLVFTPTFRDNYTNELKDDLELFISQDEWDYYIKKTNIPTHILKKQTEVIQELKAKGLISDYKHVWLHQFISRFFDNQGMCERIKNFPLPRQYASTALWMNYVFCALIPFGLLNIFESSKVLHVWLTIPFSGLIIWIFFLMDRIGDYSENPFEAAYNDVPISSIARSIEIDLREMLEDKDIPGPYPEENGFLM, encoded by the coding sequence ATGTATGCAAAAAGACACTACAGTTTTTGGATGACATTAAGGTGGTCAAGAAAATCCCTGATCAACGGACTGCTGTATTCAACACTTATCATCATCTTCTATGAGATTACCGGTTTGGAAATCACTCTGCCTTGGGAACCAATCAGTGTCATCGGTATAGCAGTGGCCTTTTATCTGGGTTTCAAAAACAACAGTTCATACGATAGAACTTGGGAGGCGAGAAAAATCTGGGGCGCCATCTTCAATGACAGCAGGAGTTTCACTACGGCAATTTTGACTTTGTTGGAAGGTGAAAATACAGATGAAGTCAAAAAACTCAAGAAAAGCATCATATACCGACATCTAGCCTGGTTGCATGCCCTTAAATATTTATTGCGCAAAAAAAAATCATGGGAACACGATGAAGATCCGCTCAAGCTTGTGTTTACTCCTACTTTCAGAGACAATTATACCAATGAATTAAAAGATGATTTGGAGTTGTTTATCAGTCAGGATGAATGGGATTATTACATAAAAAAAACAAATATCCCTACCCATATCTTGAAAAAACAAACAGAGGTGATCCAGGAATTGAAGGCTAAAGGACTTATTTCTGATTATAAGCATGTTTGGCTACATCAGTTCATCAGTAGATTTTTTGACAATCAGGGAATGTGTGAAAGGATTAAAAATTTCCCTTTACCCAGACAGTATGCCTCTACAGCTTTATGGATGAATTATGTGTTCTGTGCCCTGATTCCATTTGGTTTATTGAATATTTTTGAGTCTTCCAAAGTATTGCATGTTTGGCTTACCATTCCTTTTTCAGGTCTGATTATCTGGATTTTTTTCCTCATGGACAGAATCGGTGATTATTCTGAAAATCCTTTTGAAGCGGCCTATAACGATGTCCCCATTTCCTCGATAGCCCGATCTATAGAAATTGATTTGAGGGAAATGCTCGAGGATAAAGATATTCCTGGCCCCTACCCTGAGGAAAATGGATTTTTAATGTAA
- a CDS encoding FG-GAP repeat domain-containing protein codes for MNQLLFLLYLLSAYSPTEPKFEIQEIDSDVAIGYGLAIGDVDGDGKPDILLVDKTEIVWYRNGDWKRFVMVENLTEFDNVCIAARDINGNGRVEVAVGAQWNPGETSDPEKSGSVHYLIRPDDPTQKWTPVQLHHEPTVHRMRWAKTADNNYQLIVLPLHGRGNKMGQGAGVKVLAYQPPGDPTQAWTTQLIDASMHLTHNLDIVELEDGSGESILVGGREGVKIFSFREGKWTNQSKVERLVKDNAVGELRLQHLPSGNKALATVEPMHGNMVAVYETKEINNDHPTRIELDASLKDGHAIGWGDFLGNGVQQVVAGWRVPNIDGDIGIKIYTPKKGSFADFEEYWLDKNGMACEDLQIADLDGDGKPDIIASGRSTNNLRIYWNKSN; via the coding sequence ATGAATCAACTACTCTTCTTACTCTACCTCCTTTCGGCTTACAGCCCAACCGAACCCAAATTCGAAATACAGGAAATCGACTCCGATGTAGCCATAGGCTATGGTTTGGCCATAGGAGATGTTGATGGTGACGGGAAACCGGATATCCTGCTGGTGGACAAAACAGAAATTGTCTGGTACAGAAATGGGGACTGGAAGAGATTTGTGATGGTGGAGAACCTGACCGAATTTGATAATGTCTGCATCGCGGCAAGGGACATCAATGGAAATGGCAGAGTAGAAGTCGCTGTCGGGGCCCAATGGAATCCGGGTGAAACTTCAGATCCCGAAAAATCCGGTTCAGTGCATTACCTGATCCGCCCCGATGACCCAACCCAAAAATGGACTCCGGTCCAACTCCACCATGAACCTACAGTCCACCGCATGCGTTGGGCAAAAACAGCTGACAACAATTACCAACTGATAGTCCTCCCCCTTCATGGACGAGGCAATAAGATGGGGCAAGGTGCCGGCGTAAAGGTTTTGGCTTACCAACCTCCCGGTGATCCAACCCAAGCTTGGACTACCCAGCTGATAGATGCTTCCATGCACCTCACCCATAACCTGGATATTGTTGAATTGGAGGATGGTTCAGGAGAATCGATTTTGGTCGGAGGACGGGAAGGCGTAAAAATATTTTCTTTCAGGGAAGGGAAATGGACTAACCAATCAAAGGTGGAGCGCTTGGTGAAAGATAATGCAGTCGGGGAACTGAGATTGCAGCATTTACCAAGCGGCAACAAAGCTTTGGCGACTGTAGAACCCATGCATGGAAATATGGTCGCAGTTTATGAAACAAAGGAAATCAACAATGATCATCCAACAAGGATAGAATTGGATGCCTCATTGAAAGACGGTCATGCGATTGGATGGGGCGATTTTTTGGGAAATGGTGTCCAACAGGTTGTAGCCGGTTGGCGAGTTCCAAACATTGATGGAGACATTGGAATCAAAATATATACACCAAAAAAAGGTTCTTTCGCAGATTTTGAGGAATACTGGCTGGACAAAAACGGGATGGCCTGTGAGGACCTGCAGATAGCCGATCTCGATGGGGATGGAAAACCCGATATCATTGCTTCAGGAAGGTCCACCAATAACCTGAGGATTTATTGGAATAAGTCTAATTGA